DNA sequence from the Pseudomonadota bacterium genome:
AACTTACCGACCAGGTTATAACCGCCGCTGAAACCCTGAAAATAATGGCAAAACGGAGCTCAGATCCCGGGTTACAGCAGGGAATCAAGGCCTTAATCGCCGCCGGAAGATATTTCCCGACTCATGCTTTGCTTTCCGACTACCTGAAAATCATTGCCGGACTGATTGAACAAAGTACCGGCATAATCGGCGATCTCTACGAAAATACCGTCCGTGACCACCTGGCTGCGGTGGTGGAAGAGCTCAGGCAGCTGGAGCTCGACATCTCTTTCCAGCCGGCTTCCCTCCACTCCTTTTTCCAGGCCGCCATAACCAGTGAAGAAACGGGGTTAAATTACGATTATCTCTCCGGCATCCAGATCCTTGACCCCCGCGATGCCAAGGGGATAGCCACCAGGGCGTTGTTCCTCACCGGAAATTCCTCCGGTTCTTTCCTCGGCCGAGGACATCAAAATCGCTTTTTTTCACCCAGGCAGCAGGAGCTGCTGGGCCTGATCACCCCGGATCGAGAGGAAATTCTGCAACGCTTTACGGTTTATTCGTTAATCAACAATTGCGAAAAAGTCTGGTGCACCCGGGCCCTTGAAATTGAGGGCCGGACCAGGGAAGCCAATATCTTTTTCAAAGAACTGCTCTGGTCCGGGATGGAACCGCTGATGCCGGCGGTGGAAATCGTCTGGACCGATCAAAATACGGAAAAAAAAGCGGCCGGGAAAAATCAAGCGGCCGTGTCTGCCGACAGGCATGGGGAAGTGCTGCTGCCTATCCAGAATTTGCCCCAACACCTCAGCGGTCACCAGGCCACCCACCTGCTCCAATGTCCGGCTCGTTATTTTTTTGAAGCCCTGAGACTTAAGGCCCCGGCAATCCGTGAAGAACGCCTTGACCCCCTGGGCGAAGGGGCCATCCTGCACCAGGTGGCTGAAATCCTGGGAAAAAGCCTGCCAAAACCCAAAGACAAAAGTGAAATTCTTGACAAAATAGCGGAAATCAGCCGCAAGCTGGAAATCACCTGGGAAGAAAAGATGCTTTTTTCATTTCTCGACCACAGTAGCTGTTGGGAAAGGTTGGCTGATTTTCTGCTGGAAAACAGCGCTGAAACCCTGGCGGTGGAAGAATGGGTTGCAGCTGACCTGGAACCGGTTACCGGCCTGCCGATCCAGGGGGTGGGAAAGATTGACCGTCGGGACCGGGGAACAGCCGGAGAACGGCTGGTGGACTACAAACGCGGCAAAATTCCTGCAAAAAAAGCAGTCACCAGTTTTGCCGATGTCCAGCTGCTTTTCTATGCCCTGCTGAAAACCCTGAACGGTGAAAAAGTTGATAAAATAGCCTATTATTCCATTCGCCAGCGGCAGCGAAATTGTTCCGAAGCGGAGGTGGAACCTTTACTGGCGACGTTCAGCGAGATTCTCAGGCAGCAATTACATGGCATTTCGGCCAGCGGCGGCTACCGGAAAATTATTGCCAGACATTGTGACCGCTGCCCATATCGGGAAATCTGCCTGGATGAATCCCAATTAAGGTCGATCAATGGTTGAAAATAATCCCTTTAATCCTTACCTTTCATTCACCATCTCAGCGGCAGCCGGCAGCGGCAAAACCCACCAGCTGTCCGGCCGCTATCTCCACCTGGTGGCAGCCGGCGCCCGGCCAGAAGAGATATTGTGCTGTACCTTTACCAACAAAGCCGCCGAAGAAATGAAGAATCGGATTATTGACAATGCCTTTCAGTTGTTTACCGATCCAACCGCCGGACAGGACTTTGACCGTGACCTGCGAGAGTGGGTCGAAAAAACAACGGTGGCAGCGGGTAAACCCCGTTCAGCAACTGAAACCGCCCGCCTGATCCTGGAGTCCAGCGAAACCGTGCGGGTGGGAACCATTGACGCTTTCTTTTCCTCCCTGGCTCACCAGTACGCCCCGGAGCTGGGAATCTCCCCGGAAGCAATCATTGCCGATCAGCTGACAGTCAGGGAACTGCAGCAACACGCCTGGCATGAGCTTAACCGAAATATTTACCAGAATGCAGACCTGCAAAAAGAATTTGAGGACTACCTGCGGCTCAGCAAGGGCCGTGGCGCCTGGCTGAGCCGAGGGTATATCGAACAACTGCATCGCCAGCGGGCTGAGCTTGAAGCTTATAACTTCACCCCTGACCGGGCACTGGAAAAGCTCAAGCTGCCCGAACTTTCCATTGAAACCGCCACCAAGGATTTTTACCGGGAAGTCATCATCATCCTGACCAACCTGCTGGAAGACCCGGCTTTTTCACCCTACCAGGAAAAATTTGGCGGGTCGCTGAAGGCAGCGATTAAATCACTGCGACATAACCGGCCTCTGGCTGAAATTACCGCCATGCTTTACCAGGATAAGTTGCTGAAAAAGATTGATTTCGGCAGCTATCACTGCCCTGACAACTTCGCCATCAGCAAACAAAAACTGGGACGGGTGGACATAAAAGCGCTTATTGATGACCTCAATGAACAGCTGGCCGCCGCGCTAAGACCTTATCGCCAGGCATTACTGGTTCCCGGTTACAATCACACCATCACCATGCTGACCACCCTCTACCGTCACTACGCGGACATTTACGAAAGTTTGAAACAACGGCTGAAACTGCTGGAATTTACCGATCTGGGCCTGGCCGCCCTGCGCCTGTGGCGGGATCAACGCTGGAACGGCATCCACTTTCACCTGCTTTCAGGTATCCGCCACCTGCTGCTGGATGAATTCCAGGATACCTCCCGCCTCCAATGGGAGGTCTTCCGCCTGCTGCTTGGGGATGCCCTGCTGGCCGGGGAAAGCATTTTTACTGACTTTTCCCTGTTTATGGTCGGGGATGAGAAACAATCAATTTATGGCTTTCGCAATGCTGATTACCGGGTCCTGGCCGACGCCGGCAGGCTGGTCACCAGACACCCCCGGGTAATCGGCCACCCATTGAATGAATCATTCCGTTCCTCAACCCTGATCCTCGATTTTGTCAACCGGGTATTTGGCCACCTCAACGAGGTTCATCAGGAAGAAGTCATTCCTTTTCAAACCCATAGCCGCCACCCGAAAGCCTGGCCCCTGGACGGCGGCTCCATCAATCTTTATCCACCGTTTTGCGACCGCAAGGAAGAAGGGGAAGAAGCCGCCAGCTACGGCCTGGCCGATGAAGCCGCGTTCGTGGCCGACACCATATCCCGACTGTTGGAGGATCCACGGCCACTGATCCGGACGAGGGAAAATGGCAGTATGGTTCAACGACGGGTACGGCCTGAAGATATTACCGTCCTCTACCGCAAGCGCAAAGGCGTCAGTCGATTGCTGGATGAATTATGTCGACGACAGGTACCGGTGGTCAGGGATGATGAAGGTGGTTTTTTTCAACAACCGGAAATCCGTGACTGTCTGGCCCTGGTTTCCCTGCTGGCCGACCAGGGTGATGAGCTGGCCTTACTGCGTCTGCTGCGCTCTCCCTTGAGCCGGCTGCCGGACAGTGCTTTCCATGAACTGCTGGAACAAAGGCTTAAAAATCAGGAGGGTAATCTTCTTGATCAATACCTGGCCGGCAGTGATGATTCATCGCTGGCCAAAGCCTTGAGCGCCACCGTCATCCAGAACCAGGGGCTGCCACTGGGGCAGCGATTTGCCCTGTTTCTGGAAATCACCGCCGCCCATAGAATGTACCAGACCAGGCCAGACGACCAGACCCCGGCCGCCAACCTGGACCGCTTTCTCTCTTTACTCAGTAACAACGGCTATCACTCGGCTATCGAAGCCCGAACCCATTTACAAAAACTCAGCCAGGCAGACGAGCTGAGCGGATCTCTGGGACAACGGCAAAATGCCGTCCGCCTGATGACCATTCATCGGGCCAAAGGGCTGCAAAGCGAAATAATTTTTCTCTTCAATGCCGGCGCCGGGATGCGACAGGATGCCGGCATTATCATCAATCGGAGCAGTTCACGGGATCGTTTTCCTCTTCTCTTCCTGCCCCGGGCCAAAGATGACCTGCCACCGGTAGATTTTCTCGAAGAGATGAAAACCATCAACCAGCAGGAAAGCTTCCGCGAAGAAATCCGTGTTCTTTATGTTGCCCTCACCCGGGCTACCCAACATCTTTTCATCACCGCCAACACTAAAAAAGCGGATGAAATGCCGGAAGTCATCACCATCATGGAGCAAGTCCTGGGAGAAATGGCAGCGAAAAACGAAGACCTGACCGGAGCACCATGTCTGGCCGGGATTTGGCTGCCCCATGAACAGGACCGCGGGGACACCGCTAAAGCAATGTCCCCGAATGTTAAGGCTTTTGCATCAGCGGCAGAAAATCACCGGGAGAGGCTGCACATTGATCCGGCATTACTGCGATCATTCCGGCGTCAGGGACGACGTTCACCCAGCAGTGAAGAAATCCTGCCGACAGCACCCACCGCCGGCAGTTTATCTGACCGGATTCTAGGGCTTATCGTTCACCGGGTACTGGAAGAAGAATTGAAAGGATTGAAACCATCACTGGCGGCTACCTGCCGGGGCTGGGCCCCGGCAGAAAGGTATGAGGAATATTTTTCCAAAGCGGAAAAAATGCTGGCCCAACTTCGGCTGACATCCGGTTACCGACAACTTAAAAAAACTGCTGTCCATGCCGAAAGCGCCATTGCCGGCTGGACAGAAAACGGACAATATATCCTCGGCCGGCTGGATGTTCTGCAAATAGAAGATAACCGGGCAGCGGGACTGGATTTTAAAACCGGGGAAATCAACCGGTCTCAACTTGACACCTACCAGCGGCTGCTGGCCGAGATTTTCCCTCATGGCAGCATGTCGGCCATCCAATCAGCAGAAAAAATTAAAGAAACGGGGGAAACATACGAAGAGGAATGGTAAGAAAAATTTCAACCTTGGAGACCGTTACCGGATGAAATCAGCTGTTTCATTAAATCCCAGCCTGGCAGAATTAAAATGCCTCTACGCCCTCACCCTGCTGGCTGAAAACAGAGAAACCCCCATTCAACAACTCCTCCAGGAAGCCGCCCGGATAATTCCCGGTGCCTGGCCAGCGGGCACCGCTGCCGGCTGCCGCATCACCTTTGATCCTTTGACCGATGCCGCTTTTTTCGGGCAGGAAAACCCATGCAGACGATCCGGTGATTTTTATGTGAACGATACTAAAAGAGGTACCATCGAGATATTTTTAACCGAAGAGCCTGAAACTGGCAATGATTCTTCCATCTTATTGACAGAAATCGCCGAACGTCTGGGCAAACTCATTGAACAAAAGGAAACCCGGGATAAATTTGCCGAGCTCAATGAAGAGCTGCTGCAGAC
Encoded proteins:
- a CDS encoding PD-(D/E)XK nuclease family protein; the protein is MGIISYLVDFFQRLPVAERPSYLLLLPTKNLIEQFQYRLTQACGTTLLPCCHTLSTFIQDYGQVYSKPISNAARRAIMHQAISSKKFSHFASGSEATLFSLWEDFVFTGRIAAVDELSSGKFLEETLSCLDPTINRSPTYRQFMESYLEEFNHIFRTYLELLTELRLEDPLLISRRQITNTIKYLPEIANRFQLMVADLYDAPPIQLQLLETLSRLGATFIFSGYHFPERRRWPELIKRLPPEQVTWCSPPAKEILRRAAALEPQKLSPLPVSKSVAARVFPSVAAECRYVIHQALALVCDGIPADEIAIVVTDQRHYREIFYSLIHALPTSRMPLDIFSFNLKRQIGQSALAIFIETLIRMAGGAPLSTQLLLEVIESPFFSHFFLLPVCRHGTPTESDNPAADKNKSTEKAILTNLRQELTDQVITAAETLKIMAKRSSDPGLQQGIKALIAAGRYFPTHALLSDYLKIIAGLIEQSTGIIGDLYENTVRDHLAAVVEELRQLELDISFQPASLHSFFQAAITSEETGLNYDYLSGIQILDPRDAKGIATRALFLTGNSSGSFLGRGHQNRFFSPRQQELLGLITPDREEILQRFTVYSLINNCEKVWCTRALEIEGRTREANIFFKELLWSGMEPLMPAVEIVWTDQNTEKKAAGKNQAAVSADRHGEVLLPIQNLPQHLSGHQATHLLQCPARYFFEALRLKAPAIREERLDPLGEGAILHQVAEILGKSLPKPKDKSEILDKIAEISRKLEITWEEKMLFSFLDHSSCWERLADFLLENSAETLAVEEWVAADLEPVTGLPIQGVGKIDRRDRGTAGERLVDYKRGKIPAKKAVTSFADVQLLFYALLKTLNGEKVDKIAYYSIRQRQRNCSEAEVEPLLATFSEILRQQLHGISASGGYRKIIARHCDRCPYREICLDESQLRSING
- a CDS encoding UvrD-helicase domain-containing protein produces the protein MVENNPFNPYLSFTISAAAGSGKTHQLSGRYLHLVAAGARPEEILCCTFTNKAAEEMKNRIIDNAFQLFTDPTAGQDFDRDLREWVEKTTVAAGKPRSATETARLILESSETVRVGTIDAFFSSLAHQYAPELGISPEAIIADQLTVRELQQHAWHELNRNIYQNADLQKEFEDYLRLSKGRGAWLSRGYIEQLHRQRAELEAYNFTPDRALEKLKLPELSIETATKDFYREVIIILTNLLEDPAFSPYQEKFGGSLKAAIKSLRHNRPLAEITAMLYQDKLLKKIDFGSYHCPDNFAISKQKLGRVDIKALIDDLNEQLAAALRPYRQALLVPGYNHTITMLTTLYRHYADIYESLKQRLKLLEFTDLGLAALRLWRDQRWNGIHFHLLSGIRHLLLDEFQDTSRLQWEVFRLLLGDALLAGESIFTDFSLFMVGDEKQSIYGFRNADYRVLADAGRLVTRHPRVIGHPLNESFRSSTLILDFVNRVFGHLNEVHQEEVIPFQTHSRHPKAWPLDGGSINLYPPFCDRKEEGEEAASYGLADEAAFVADTISRLLEDPRPLIRTRENGSMVQRRVRPEDITVLYRKRKGVSRLLDELCRRQVPVVRDDEGGFFQQPEIRDCLALVSLLADQGDELALLRLLRSPLSRLPDSAFHELLEQRLKNQEGNLLDQYLAGSDDSSLAKALSATVIQNQGLPLGQRFALFLEITAAHRMYQTRPDDQTPAANLDRFLSLLSNNGYHSAIEARTHLQKLSQADELSGSLGQRQNAVRLMTIHRAKGLQSEIIFLFNAGAGMRQDAGIIINRSSSRDRFPLLFLPRAKDDLPPVDFLEEMKTINQQESFREEIRVLYVALTRATQHLFITANTKKADEMPEVITIMEQVLGEMAAKNEDLTGAPCLAGIWLPHEQDRGDTAKAMSPNVKAFASAAENHRERLHIDPALLRSFRRQGRRSPSSEEILPTAPTAGSLSDRILGLIVHRVLEEELKGLKPSLAATCRGWAPAERYEEYFSKAEKMLAQLRLTSGYRQLKKTAVHAESAIAGWTENGQYILGRLDVLQIEDNRAAGLDFKTGEINRSQLDTYQRLLAEIFPHGSMSAIQSAEKIKETGETYEEEW